The sequence CCGGGTCCACGGCGTTTCGCTGACCGAGATCGGGTTGATGAGCCTGCTCGGTGCGCCCTGGACATTGAAGGTCCTGTGGTCACCGTTCGTGGATCGCTTCGGTACGCGCCAGTACTGGTTCGTGTCGTGCCTGGCAACCATGGCGCTGGTGATGGCGGCATTGCCGTTTTTCGACCCCTCGGCGCCAACGGTCTGGTTGTGGGGCACGTTGATGCTCCTGACCACCGCTTCCGCCACGCAGGATATCGCCATCGATGCCTACACCATCGGCCTGCTGGCGCCAGGCGAAGAAGGCGTCGCCAACGGCGTGCGGGTTTCCGCCTACCGCGTTGCGCTCATTGTCGGCGGCGGTGGCCTGGTAATTCTCGCGGAGCCTCTGGGCTGGACCGCGGTCTTCTACTTGGCAGCAGCGATCTTGGCGGTCCTGGCGCTGCTGGCCGGGCGGAGTCCCTCCTTACCAGCGCCACCGACAGATCCGCGGCAGAGCTGGTTCACACCGCTGTTGAAGTGGTTGGAGCGGCCGGGTGCACTGATGGTTTTTCTGTTCGTGCTGACCTACAAGCTCGGCGACAGCAGTATGGGACCCATGATCAAACCGTTCTGGGTCGACCGTGGCCTGAGCGTCAAAGAGATCGGCTTGATCTCCACCACATTGGGTGTGGTTGCAAGCATTGTGGGTGCCCTGGCGGGTGGGCTGCTGACGACACGGTGGGGAATCTTCCACGCGCTCTGGAGCCTGGGCCTGGTCCAAGCCTTCTCCAATCTCGGGTACGCCACCGTCGCGTACTTCAATTTCGGCCGGGCTGGCATCTACGCGGCGTCCCTGGGTGAGAGCTTTGCGGCTGGCCTGGGCACCGCAGCCTTTCTTGCCTTCCTCATGCACATTTGCGACAAGCGGCGAGCCGCCACCGAGTATGCATTCTTATCGGCCATCTTCGGGCTTACCCGCTCGTTAGCAGGTGCGTTCAGCGGTTGGGGAACCGCCCACCTCGGCTACGCCACGTATTTCTTCCTCACCTTCTTTCTGGCGCTGCCAGCGTTCGCGCTGCTGCCCTGGGTGAAAGCGTGGGCCGTTGCAGACGCGCCGCACGGCACGTCTGAGGCCACGGCGTAGGTCGACACAGGAGGAAACATGCACCGCAGTGAGCAGCGCATAATGACCACCCACAGCGGAAGCCTTCCGCGCCCCAAGGACCTCGTGGAAATGCAGGTCCGACTCAGCCGACGAGAGCCGGTGGACCGTACCGCCCTGGAAGCGGCGATCGAGCGGTCGACCCGGCACGTCATCGCCAAGCAGCTCGAGGCCGGCATCGACATCGGCAACGACGGCGAGCAGGCCCGCGAAAGTTTCTTCACGTACGTCCAGCACCGCATGAGCGGCTTCGGCGGGCAGAGTGTGCGCCCCATCATGAAAGACATCATCCAGTACCCCAGTTTCCTCGAGCTTAAACTTCCCGATTTCTCACGCACTATGGTGAGTCTTATCAACGCGCCCAAGGCCATAGGCGAGGTGCGCTACGTCGATCGATCCGCGCTCGAGAAAGAATGTGGCGACTTCCGGAGGATCGCTGGCGAACAGCCATCGCAGTTCATCGAATCGTTCATGACGGCGGCCTCGCCAGGCATTGTCGCCTCGGCGATGTTGAACGGTTACTACGAACGCTACGAGGATTATGTGGCGGCTGCCGCCGACGCCCTGAAAACCGAGTACGAGTACATCGCGGTGCAGGGTCTGGTGCTGCAGATTGATTGTCCGGACCTGGCAATGGAGCGGCACACGTCATTTGCGGACCGTGACATCGATGCCTTCCTGCAGTTCATCGATGTCAACATCGCGGCGCTCAACCGCGCCATCGCGCCCGTTCCCCGCGATCGCGTGCGTATGCACGTGTGCTGGGGGAACTACGAGGGACCGCACCACCTCGATATACCGTTGAACGAGATCCTCCCTCGCCTCTATCAGGCGAACGTCGGGGCGCTGGTGCTCTCCATGGCAAACCCGCGCCATGCGCACGAGCACCGCTGTTTCACGCGCTATCCGCTCCCCGCCGAGATGATCTTAGTCGCCGGCGTCATCGATCCAACAACGAACTACGTCGAGCATCCGGAGGTGGTTGCGGACCGCATCGAGTTGGCCGCACGAGCCGTCGGGGACCCACGCCGTGTCCTGGCAGGCACCGACTGCGGCTTCGACACCGCCGCTGGCCTCGGCACCGTCGCCGAAGAGCTGGTCTGGGAAAAGCTCAAAGCCCTGCGCGCGGGAGCCGACATCGCCACCCGGCGGCTCTTTGGTTAGCGATCTTCGGCACCAACGTTTGCACCGCACATCTTTTTCCGCTACCAGCGCGGGTTGTGTCCCCACTCTGCCGCACGCACCGGTACGTCTCCAAGGACGCGCTGCCGACGGTCACGCTGATCGTTTGGCTGCTCGTGTTCTCAAGCGCTTGTGCGCTGCGGGTGTGCCCGCCATCGGTTGAGGAAGATGGACGGCACCTGTACGTGAGTGCATGTGCTTCCTGTCACGGCGTCACCGGCACCGGTGACGGTCCTGTCGCCGCCGAGCTCAAAACGCACACGCCCGATCTCACCCGTCTGGCTCGCGAGCACGGCGGACGTTTCCCGCGCGATTTTGTGGTCGAGACGATTGCGGGCGAACGCAACTTTACCGCCCACGGCACCCGCGAAATGCCGGTGTGGAGCCAGCGTTTCGGCACAGGTGGTTCCGGCGCTCCCGGCGTCGCCTCGGTCTACGCACGGCGTAATCTGGAGTTGCTCACCGATTACATTGAATCGATCCAGCGCACGGAGAAGTAGACCGCTCTATCTCCCCGCCTGCCGCACAACCTCCGCGTAACGGTCCAAAAGCGGCAGCACGGTATCGCGTGGGGCCGGT is a genomic window of Candidatus Binatia bacterium containing:
- a CDS encoding MFS transporter, encoding MDLRRKLSWISLLYFAEGFPFGIAIDNLPVYFRVHGVSLTEIGLMSLLGAPWTLKVLWSPFVDRFGTRQYWFVSCLATMALVMAALPFFDPSAPTVWLWGTLMLLTTASATQDIAIDAYTIGLLAPGEEGVANGVRVSAYRVALIVGGGGLVILAEPLGWTAVFYLAAAILAVLALLAGRSPSLPAPPTDPRQSWFTPLLKWLERPGALMVFLFVLTYKLGDSSMGPMIKPFWVDRGLSVKEIGLISTTLGVVASIVGALAGGLLTTRWGIFHALWSLGLVQAFSNLGYATVAYFNFGRAGIYAASLGESFAAGLGTAAFLAFLMHICDKRRAATEYAFLSAIFGLTRSLAGAFSGWGTAHLGYATYFFLTFFLALPAFALLPWVKAWAVADAPHGTSEATA
- a CDS encoding cobalamin-independent methionine synthase II family protein, yielding MTTHSGSLPRPKDLVEMQVRLSRREPVDRTALEAAIERSTRHVIAKQLEAGIDIGNDGEQARESFFTYVQHRMSGFGGQSVRPIMKDIIQYPSFLELKLPDFSRTMVSLINAPKAIGEVRYVDRSALEKECGDFRRIAGEQPSQFIESFMTAASPGIVASAMLNGYYERYEDYVAAAADALKTEYEYIAVQGLVLQIDCPDLAMERHTSFADRDIDAFLQFIDVNIAALNRAIAPVPRDRVRMHVCWGNYEGPHHLDIPLNEILPRLYQANVGALVLSMANPRHAHEHRCFTRYPLPAEMILVAGVIDPTTNYVEHPEVVADRIELAARAVGDPRRVLAGTDCGFDTAAGLGTVAEELVWEKLKALRAGADIATRRLFG
- a CDS encoding c-type cytochrome, with amino-acid sequence MSPLCRTHRYVSKDALPTVTLIVWLLVFSSACALRVCPPSVEEDGRHLYVSACASCHGVTGTGDGPVAAELKTHTPDLTRLAREHGGRFPRDFVVETIAGERNFTAHGTREMPVWSQRFGTGGSGAPGVASVYARRNLELLTDYIESIQRTEK